From the genome of Hathewaya histolytica, one region includes:
- a CDS encoding MATE family efflux transporter, translating into MSKNIDLTEGNILKSLVSLALPIMGTSFIQMAYNMIDMLWIGRIGSLAVAAIGTAGFFVWFGQSFVILSKTGAEICVSQALGGKKYNEAKSYATNAIQLNIILSIFYSIVLILFRSNLIGFFKLNTKEVITMSQTYLMIVGFGMIFNFINPVLTGIFNGTGNSKIPFRINSIGLIFNMIFDPILIFGIGPFPKLGVSGAAIATVLAQFVVTMCFLIEMKRENIELFKINIFSKFEFEYIRKLVKLGLPVAIQNGLFAFFAMVLGRIIATHGDTAVGVQKVGSQIEAISWMTAGGFSTALGAFVGQNYGAKKYNRIIKGYFIALCVSSIVGILTTLLLVLGAKPIFSIFISEKEALRLGIVYLRILGLSQLFMCIEITTAGAFNGLGRTTFPAIISILFNAMRIPSALILSKPEILGLNGVWWSISITSIFKGIILVSIFMIFVLKNKNFKALLQDSV; encoded by the coding sequence TTGAGTAAAAATATAGATTTAACTGAAGGTAATATATTAAAGTCTCTTGTTTCTTTAGCTCTTCCCATCATGGGAACTTCTTTTATACAGATGGCTTATAATATGATAGATATGCTTTGGATAGGAAGGATAGGTAGTCTTGCTGTTGCTGCTATAGGAACTGCTGGTTTCTTTGTATGGTTTGGACAATCCTTTGTCATACTATCTAAAACAGGTGCTGAAATATGTGTGTCACAAGCATTGGGAGGCAAAAAATATAATGAAGCTAAAAGCTATGCTACAAATGCAATACAGCTAAATATAATACTTTCTATATTTTATTCTATTGTTTTAATTCTTTTTAGAAGTAATTTAATTGGTTTCTTTAAGTTGAATACTAAAGAAGTAATAACCATGTCACAAACCTATTTAATGATAGTTGGGTTTGGAATGATTTTCAACTTTATAAACCCAGTATTAACTGGAATATTTAACGGTACTGGTAATAGCAAGATTCCTTTTAGAATTAATTCCATAGGCTTAATATTTAATATGATATTTGACCCTATCTTAATTTTTGGAATAGGACCTTTTCCTAAACTTGGTGTTAGTGGTGCAGCTATTGCAACTGTGTTGGCTCAATTTGTAGTTACTATGTGTTTCCTAATAGAAATGAAAAGAGAAAACATTGAATTGTTCAAAATAAATATTTTCTCAAAGTTTGAATTTGAATACATAAGAAAACTAGTTAAGCTAGGTCTTCCCGTTGCTATTCAAAATGGACTATTTGCTTTCTTCGCTATGGTTTTAGGAAGAATTATAGCAACTCATGGAGATACTGCAGTAGGAGTTCAAAAGGTAGGCTCTCAAATTGAAGCAATTTCTTGGATGACTGCTGGAGGATTTTCTACAGCCTTAGGTGCATTTGTTGGGCAAAACTATGGTGCTAAAAAGTATAATCGTATAATAAAAGGTTATTTTATAGCCCTTTGTGTGTCTAGCATAGTGGGGATACTTACAACATTATTATTAGTATTAGGAGCAAAACCTATTTTCTCTATATTTATATCAGAAAAAGAAGCTTTACGTTTAGGTATTGTGTACTTAAGAATTTTAGGACTATCTCAATTATTTATGTGCATAGAAATCACGACTGCTGGTGCCTTTAATGGTTTAGGTAGAACTACATTCCCAGCTATTATAAGTATTTTATTTAATGCAATGCGTATACCAAGTGCGTTAATTCTATCTAAACCAGAGATATTAGGTTTAAATGGTGTTTGGTGGAGCATAAGCATTACTAGTATATTTAAAGGGATTATTTTAGTTTCTATTTTTATGATTTTTGTACTTAAAAATAAAAATTTCAAAGCATTATTGCAAGATAGTGTATAA
- the bcp gene encoding thioredoxin-dependent thiol peroxidase, whose amino-acid sequence MDQLKKGMMAPDFKIIGSDNKEHSLTDYKGKNVVLYFYPKDNTPGCTIEAIDFKENANKFNELNTVILGVSRDSLKSHDKFIGKHCLPFTLLSDSEESLCSLYGVLKEKNLFGKKSIGIERTTFIINEEGIIEKIYRKVKVSDHIAQIISFLENNK is encoded by the coding sequence ATGGATCAATTAAAAAAGGGAATGATGGCACCTGATTTTAAAATCATAGGATCTGACAATAAAGAACATAGTTTAACTGATTATAAAGGAAAAAATGTTGTATTATACTTTTATCCAAAAGATAATACTCCAGGATGTACTATTGAAGCTATAGACTTTAAAGAAAATGCAAATAAATTTAATGAACTAAATACTGTGATTCTAGGTGTTAGCCGGGACTCTTTAAAATCCCATGATAAATTTATAGGAAAGCATTGCCTACCATTTACACTTCTATCAGACTCTGAAGAAAGTCTTTGCAGTCTTTACGGAGTTCTAAAGGAAAAGAATCTATTTGGGAAAAAATCTATAGGTATTGAAAGAACTACTTTTATAATTAACGAAGAAGGAATAATTGAGAAGATATATAGAAAAGTTAAAGTTTCAGATCATATTGCACAAATTATTTCCTTTTTAGAAAATAATAAATAA